From Mycteria americana isolate JAX WOST 10 ecotype Jacksonville Zoo and Gardens chromosome 4, USCA_MyAme_1.0, whole genome shotgun sequence, one genomic window encodes:
- the POU4F2 gene encoding POU domain, class 4, transcription factor 2, translated as MMMSLSSKQPFGLPHGGGGGLHETKYSALHSASPCPSAGAAAPAASSPSSTGTGGSAGRGSGSGPGSGSGSGPGSGGSGSGSGSGSGSGPGGGGAEAMRRACLPAPPSNIFGGLDESLLARAEALAAVDIVSPSKSHHHHPPHHSPFKPDATYHTMNTIPCTSAASSSSVPISHPSALSGTHHHHHHHHHHHHQPHQALEGELLEHLTPGLALGAMAAPDGAVVSTPGHAPHMAGMNPMHPAALGMAHAHGLPAHMGCMSDVDADPRDLEAFAERFKQRRIKLGVTQADVGSALANLKIPGVGSLSQSTICRFESLTLSHNNMIALKPILQAWLEEAEKSHREKLAKPELFSGAEKKRKRTSIAAPEKRSLEAYFALQPRPSSEKIAAIAEKLDLKKNVVRVWFCNQRQKQKRMKYSAGI; from the exons ATGATGATGTCCCTGAGCAGCAAGCAGCCCTTCGGCCTCccccacggcggcggcggcggcctccaCGAAACCAAGTACTCGGCCCTGCACAGCGCCTCGCCCTGCCCctccgccggcgccgccgcccccgccgccagctcccccagcagcaccggcaccggcggctcCGCCGGacgcggctccggctccggccccggctccggctccggctctggccccggcagcggcggctccggctccggctccggctcgggctccggctccggccccggcggcggcggcgcggaggcgATGCGGCGGGCCTGCCTCCCCGCCCCTCCG AGCAATATATTCGGCGGTCTGGACGAGAGCCTGCTGGCCCGCGCCGAAGCCCTGGCAGCGGTGGACATCGTCTCCCCGAGCAagagccaccaccaccacccgccGCACCACAGCCCCTTCAAGCCGGACGCCACCTACCACACCATGAACACCATCCCCTGCACCtcggccgcctcctcctcctcggtgcCCATCTCCCACCCGTCCGCCCTGTCgggcacccaccaccaccaccaccaccaccaccaccaccaccaccagccccaccaggCGCTGGAGGGGGAACTCTTGGAGCACCTGACGCCGGGGCTGGCTCTGGGGGCCATGGCGGCCCCCGACGGCGCCGTGGTCTCCACGCCGGGCCACGCTCCCCACATGGCCGGCATGAACCCCATGCACCCGGCGGCGCTGGGCATGGCCCACGCCCACGGGCTGCCGGCCCACATGGGCTGCATGAGCGACGTGGACGCCGACCCCCGCGACTTGGAGGCCTTCGCCGAGCGCTTCAAGCAGCGCCGCATCAAGCTGGGGGTGACCCAGGCCGACGTGGGCTCGGCGCTGGCCAACCTGAAGATCCCGGGGGTGGGCTCCCTCAGCCAGAGCACCATCTGCCGCTTCGAGTCCCTCACCCTCTCCCACAACAACATGATCGCCCTCAAGCCCATCCTGCAGGCctggctggaggaggcagagaagtCCCACCGCGAGAAGCTGGCCAAGCCCGAGCTCTTCAGCGGCGCGGAGAAGAAGCGCAAGCGGACCTCCATCGCCGCCCCCGAGAAGCGCTCGCTGGAGGCCTACTTCGCCCTCCAGCCCCGGCCCTCCTCCGAGAAGATCGCCGCCATCGCCGAGAAGCTGGACCTCAAGAAGAACGTGGTCCGCGTCTGGTTCTGCAACCAGCGCCAGAAGCAGAAGCGCATGAAGTACTCGGCCGGCATCTGA